Proteins encoded by one window of Lycium barbarum isolate Lr01 chromosome 11, ASM1917538v2, whole genome shotgun sequence:
- the LOC132617317 gene encoding putative protein FAR1-RELATED SEQUENCE 10, producing the protein MAAKPLNDIWIKRQQCPCGDWKCYIKADGDDQPADVSQREKCETMSSSSQDNFFTPYVGQIFKSDDEAFEYYSNFARKNGFSIRKARSTESQNLGIYRRDFVCYRSGFNQPRKKANVEHPRDRKSVRCGCDAKLYLTKEIVDGVAQWYVSQFSNVHNHELLEDDQVRLLPAYRKIQEADQERILLLSKAGFPVNRIVKVLEVEKGVQPGQLPFIEKDVRNFVRTCKKTVQENDALITEKRENDLLELLEACKASEQKDEGFVYSFTTDENGRVENIAWSYGHSLHAYSFFGDAATFDTTYRSITYNMLLGVWFGIDNHGNALFLGCVLLQDETSQSFSWALQSFVRFMRGRQPQTIVTDIDSGLRDAIAREMPNTKHVICIWQVLSKLSSWFSLPLGLQYPDFKSEFDMLCRLENVEDFEHQWNQLVARFGLGSDKHIALLLSYRASWPISYMRNFFLARTMTIEYWKMVETFMKNILSPQSSLLLFFEQVGLVTNFGNHKKEKQLYIPAKTCLPLEEHARSILTPYAFNVMQHEIMLSMQYSITEMANSSYLVRHYKKMEAECLVIWIHEDEQVHCSCKEFEHSGILCRHSIRVLVSKNYFQIPEKYYPLRWRLESSLALLDDSVVQSSANEYSQVFHDLSGSLYSESFMSKQRINYVNRELKQLLEHVQNMPTVDEVAVSSAPINVSGL; encoded by the exons atggCAGCAAAGCCATTGAATGACATTTGGATTAAAAGACAACAATGCCCTTGTGGAGATTGGAAGTGTTACATAAAAGCCGATGGAGATGATCAACCAGCAGATGTTTCTCAAAGGGAAAAGTGTGAAACAATGTCGTCTTCGTCCCAAGATAATTTCTTTACTCCATATGTTGGTCAGATATTTAAAAGTGATGATGAAGCATTTGAATATTATAGCAACTTTGCTAGGAAGAACGGGTTTTCTATTAGAAAAGCGCGTTCAACAGAAAGCCAAAATTTGGGGATTTATAGAAGGGATTTTGTGTGTTACCGATCTGGATTTAATCAACCAAGGAAGAAGGCCAATGTGGAACACCCTAGGGATAGGAAATCAGTACGGTGTGGATGTGATGCAAAGCTGTACTTGACGAAAGAAATTGTTGATGGTGTAGCACAATGGTATGTTTCTCAGTTTAGTAATGTTCATAACCATGAATTATTGGAAGATGATCAAGTTCGACTACTTCCTGCATACCGAAAAATCCAAGAGGCTGACCAGGAACGGATTCTTTTGCTGTCCAAAGCTGGTTTTCCTGTCAATCGGATAGTGAAGGTGCTGGAAGTAGAAAAGGGAGTTCAACCGGGTCAGTTGCCTTTCATAGAAAAAGATGTCAGAAATTTTGTCAGGACGTGTAAGAAAACTGTTCAGGAGAATGATGCTTTGATCACAGAGAAAAGGGAAAATGATCTTTTGGAGCTTCTTGAGGCTTGCAAAGCCTCAGAACAAAAGGATGAGGGGTTCGTTTACAGTTTTACTACCGATGAAAATGGCAGAGTGGAAAACATCGCATGGTCATATGGACACTCACTTCATGCATATTCTTTCTTTGGTGATGCGGCCACTTTTGACACCACATACCGCTCTATCACCTATAATATGCTACTTGGTGTGTGGTTTGGAATTGACAATCATGGGAATGCACTTTTTCTTGGATGTGTTCTTCTGCAAGATGAGACATCACAGTCATTCTCTTGGGCCTTACAG TCCTTTGTTCGATTCATGAGAGGAAGACAACCGCAGACAATTGTGACTGATATAGATTCAGGGTTAAGAGATGCTATAGCACGCGAGATGCCTAACACTaagcatgttatatgtatatggcaAGTTCTCTCAAAATTATCTAGTTGGTTCTCCTTGCCCCTTGGATTACAGTATCCAGATTTTAAATCTGAGTTTGATATGTTGTGTCGACTGGAAAATGTAGAGGACTTTGAGCATCAATGGAATCAACTGGTTGCTCGGTTTGGACTTGGTTCAGATAAGCACATCGCTCTTCTTCTCTCTTATCGAGCATCCTGGCCAATTTCTTACATGCGGAACTTTTTCCTGGCCCGAACAATGACCATTGAGTATTGGAAAATGGTAGAGACATTCATGAAGAATATCTTGAGCCCTCAATCAAGCTTACTCTTATTCTTTGAGCAG GTTGGTTTAGTCACCAACTTTGGGAATCACAAGAAGGAAAAGCAACTTTATATCCCTGCTAAGACTTGCCTACCTCTTGAAGAACATGCTAGGAGCATTCTTACGCCTTATGCTTTCAATGTCATGCAGCATGAGATTATGCTATCCATGCAGTACTCAATAACGGAAATGGCTAATAGCTCATATCTTGTGAGGCATTACAAGAAGATGGAAGCAGAGTGTCTTGTGATTTGGATTCATGAAGATGAGCAAGTTCACTGTTCTTGTAAGGAATTTGAGCATTCTGGCATTTTGTGCCGACATTCAATACGAGTGCTAGTATCTAAGAACTACTTTCAAATCCCAGAAAAATATTATCCACTTCGATGGAGACTAGAGAGTTCCTTAGCTCTGCTGGATGATTCAGTTGTTCAAAGTAGTGCTAATGAGTATTCTCAAGTTTTCCATGATCTTAGTGGAAGTCTATATTCAGAATCATTCATGTCTAAACAGCGTATTAATTATGTTAATAGAGAGCTCAAACAGCTCCTTGAGCATGTACAGAATATGCCTACTGTGGATGAAGTTGCTGTGAGTTCAGCACCTATCAATGTCAGCGGGCTCTAG